From a region of the Lactuca sativa cultivar Salinas chromosome 4, Lsat_Salinas_v11, whole genome shotgun sequence genome:
- the LOC111877339 gene encoding uncharacterized protein LOC111877339, whose product MSKPVEKPYGITNIKSVVPLPLDLERLNYDAWRELFQTHCISYGVSDHLVIAKDKPDDEEWNRINYVVKSWLYATLFESLLQMILKRNATASQIWKNLEDLFRDNKDAKVIQLDNELRNIVMGDSSVTDYCARINSIAYLLDNIESTCTIKE is encoded by the coding sequence ATGTCTAAACCTGTAGAAAAACCTTACGGGATAACCAATATCAAATCTGTCGTGCCTTTGCCGCTTGATCTTGAGCGGTTAAACTATGATGCTTGGAGGGAGTTATTCCAAACTCACTGCATCAGTTATGGGGTCTCTGATCATCTCGTTATTGCCAAAGACAAACCGGATGATGAGGAATGGAATAGAATCAATTACGTTGTTAAGTCTTGGTTATATGCCACCTTATTCGAATCGCTACTTCAAATGATTTTGAAGAGAAACGCAACTGCTAGTCAAATATGGAAGAATCTTGAAGACCTTTTTCGTGACAACAAAGACGCCAAAGTGATTCAACTCGACAATGAGCTTCGAAACATTGTCATGGGAGATTCTTCTGTTACTGATTACTGTGCCCGCATAAATTCCATTGCATATCTCCTTGATAACATTGAAAGCACCTGTACCATAAAAGAATAG